A region of Astyanax mexicanus isolate ESR-SI-001 chromosome 23, AstMex3_surface, whole genome shotgun sequence DNA encodes the following proteins:
- the LOC111188231 gene encoding zinc finger protein 239 isoform X4, which produces MKVENEGKNTEMENKVRNMEMENKRKEMEMKNEENNKEMENEGKNMEVENEGKNREMENEENNKEMENEGKNMEMETEEKNMASEDLSSDQQSSSSTSFDQILENLDGHKSHLCLDCGKTFSSGGNLKKHKIIHTGERPYNCLDCGKNFNCQATLKLHQRIHTGEKPYYCSDCGNSFSTQSNLHRHLRTHTGEKPFQCSDCGKSFTRQNSLKEHQNIHSGEKPYNCPECGQSFSHERNLHQHLRIHTGEKPFQCSDCGKSFSQLCNLQQHQRVHTGEKPYHCSECGKSFNRQNTLHQHQLVHTGEKPFDCPECGKSFNKQNNLQQHLRIHTGEKPYHCSECGKSFTKQKNLQLHQRIHAEEKL; this is translated from the exons ATGAAGGTGGAGAACGAGGGGAAGAACACAGAGATGGAGAATAAGGTGAGGAACATGGAG ATGGAGAACAAGAGAAAAGAGATGGAGATGAAGAACGAGGAAAATAACAAGGAGATGGAGAACGAGGGGAAGAACATGGAGGTGGAGAACGAGGGGAAAAACAGGGAGATGGAGAACGAGGAAAATAACAAGGAGATGGAGAACGAGGGGAAGAACATGGAGATGGAGACCGAGGAGAAGAACATGGCATCTGAAGATCTCTCCAGTGATCAGCAATCATCCTCTTCTACATCTTTTGATCAAATTCTGGAAAATTTAGACGGTCATAAATCTCACCTCTGTTTAGACTGTGGGAAAACTTTTTCTTCAGgtggtaatctcaaaaaacacaaaattattcacactggagagagaccGTATAACTGTTTAGACTGCGGGAAGAATTTTAACTGCCAGGCTACACTAAAactacatcagcgcattcacactggagagaaaccgtattactgctcagactgtgggaacagtttcAGTACTCAGAGTAATCTGCATCGACACCTGCgcactcacactggagagaaaccgtttcagtgttcagactgtgggaagagttttacgcGTCAGAACAGTCTCAAAGAACACCAGAACATTCactctggagagaaaccgtataacTGCCCAGAGTGTGGACAGAGTTTTTCTCACGAAAGAAATCTACACCAACAtctgcgcattcacactggagagaaaccgtttcagtgcTCAGATTGTGGTAAAAGTTTCTCTCAGTTGTgtaatctccaacaacaccagcgcgttcacactggagagaaaccgtatcactgctcagagtgtgggaaaagTTTCAATCGTCAAAATACTCTACATCAACACCAGCtcgttcacaccggagagaaaccattCGACTGcccagagtgtgggaagagttttaacaAACAGAATAATCTACAACAGCAtctgcgcattcacactggagagaaaccgtatcactgctcagaatgtggaaagagttttacgaAACAGAAAAATCTacaactacaccagcgcattcacgcTGAGGAAAAACTCTAA
- the LOC111188231 gene encoding zinc finger protein 239 isoform X3 — MKVENEGKNTEMENKVRNMEVENEGKNREMENEGKNKEMENEGKNMEVENEGKSIRMENEQKNMKMENEGKNIEMENKRKEMEMKNEENNKEMENEGKNMEMETEEKNMASEDLSSDQQSSSSTSFDQILENLDGHKSHLCLDCGKTFSSGGNLKKHKIIHTGERPYNCLDCGKNFNCQATLKLHQRIHTGEKPYYCSDCGNSFSTQSNLHRHLRTHTGEKPFQCSDCGKSFTRQNSLKEHQNIHSGEKPYNCPECGQSFSHERNLHQHLRIHTGEKPFQCSDCGKSFSQLCNLQQHQRVHTGEKPYHCSECGKSFNRQNTLHQHQLVHTGEKPFDCPECGKSFNKQNNLQQHLRIHTGEKPYHCSECGKSFTKQKNLQLHQRIHAEEKL; from the exons ATGAAGGTGGAGAACGAGGGGAAGAACACAGAGATGGAGAATAAGGTGAGGAACATGGAGGTGGAGAACGAGGGGAAAAACAGGGAGATGGAGAACGAGGGGAAGAACAAGGAGATGGAGAATGAGGGAAAGAACATGGAGGTGGAGAACGAGGGGAAGAGCATAAGAATGGAGAACGAGCAAAAGAACATGAAGATGGAGAATGAGGGAAAGAACATAGAGATGGAGAACAAGAGAAAAGAGATGGAGATGAAGAACGAGGAAAATAACAAGGAGATGGAGAACGAGGGGAAGAACATGGAG ATGGAGACCGAGGAGAAGAACATGGCATCTGAAGATCTCTCCAGTGATCAGCAATCATCCTCTTCTACATCTTTTGATCAAATTCTGGAAAATTTAGACGGTCATAAATCTCACCTCTGTTTAGACTGTGGGAAAACTTTTTCTTCAGgtggtaatctcaaaaaacacaaaattattcacactggagagagaccGTATAACTGTTTAGACTGCGGGAAGAATTTTAACTGCCAGGCTACACTAAAactacatcagcgcattcacactggagagaaaccgtattactgctcagactgtgggaacagtttcAGTACTCAGAGTAATCTGCATCGACACCTGCgcactcacactggagagaaaccgtttcagtgttcagactgtgggaagagttttacgcGTCAGAACAGTCTCAAAGAACACCAGAACATTCactctggagagaaaccgtataacTGCCCAGAGTGTGGACAGAGTTTTTCTCACGAAAGAAATCTACACCAACAtctgcgcattcacactggagagaaaccgtttcagtgcTCAGATTGTGGTAAAAGTTTCTCTCAGTTGTgtaatctccaacaacaccagcgcgttcacactggagagaaaccgtatcactgctcagagtgtgggaaaagTTTCAATCGTCAAAATACTCTACATCAACACCAGCtcgttcacaccggagagaaaccattCGACTGcccagagtgtgggaagagttttaacaAACAGAATAATCTACAACAGCAtctgcgcattcacactggagagaaaccgtatcactgctcagaatgtggaaagagttttacgaAACAGAAAAATCTacaactacaccagcgcattcacgcTGAGGAAAAACTCTAA
- the LOC103047296 gene encoding zinc finger protein 501, with product MNTHDQKLLNEGKNMASTEFSSNQRSSSPSPCGQMQKSLDEKTTHHCSDCGKNFSSGSYLKTHKLIHTGEKPFHCPECEKSFNRQTSLQQHLRIHTGEKPYYCLDCGKTFTLQSSLQLHRRVHTGEKPYQCPDCGQNFTTRTNLKRHQRVHTADKPYQCPDCGQSFKLQGTLQQHRRIHTGEKPYHCLFCERSFIHLRTLQDHQRVHTGEKPYQCPDCGKSFKRLGTLQQHRRVHTGEKPFHCQDCGQNFTRQATLQEHRRIHTGEKPYHCSDCGESFIKMSNLKIHQQVHTGEKPYHCSDCGRSFNHQSTLQEHQRIHTGEKPYHCSECGKSFTQHSNLQQHQRIHTGEKPYHCPECGKSFNRLANFSQHQRIHTGEKPYCCSECGRNFRHLKTLKSHKCVTNSLELGSEPQKQVSETYL from the coding sequence ATGAATACACACGATCAGAAGCTGCTGAACGAGGGGAAGAACATGGCATCTACAGAATTCTCCAGTAATCAGCGATCATCCTCTCCTTCACCATGTGGACAAATGCAGAAAAGTCTAGACGAAAAGACAACTcaccactgttcagactgtgggaagaatttttcTTCAGGGAGTTatctcaaaacacacaaactcattcacactggagagaaaccgtttcactgtccagagtgtgagaagagttttaatcgCCAGACTTCACTTCAGCAACAtctgcgcattcacacaggagagaaaccgtattactgcttagactgtggaaaGACTTTTACTCTACAGAGTAGTCTACAGCTACAccggcgcgttcacactggagagaaaccgtatcaatgtcCAGACTGTGGACAGAATTTTACTACAAGGACaaatctcaaaagacaccagcgcgttcacactgcagacaaaccgtACCAGTGCCCAGATTGTGGGCAAAGTTTTAAACTTCAGGGTACGCTCCAGCAACAtcggcgcattcacactggagagaaaccatatcactgcttatTCTGCGAGAGAAGTTTTATTCATCTGCGTACGCTCCAAGATCACCAGCGAGTTCACACTGGGGAAAAACCTTATCAGTGtccggactgtgggaagagttttaaacgTCTGGGTACTCTCCAACAACATcggcgcgttcacactggagagaaaccgtttcattgccAAGACTGTGGTCAGAATTTTACTCGTCAGGCTACACTCCAAGaacaccggcgcattcacaccggagaaaaaccatatcactgctcagactgtggagaaagttttattaaaatgtcaaatctcaaaatacaccagcaggttcacaccggagagaaaccgtatcattgTTCAGATTGCGggaggagttttaatcatcagagtacgCTCCaggaacaccagcgcattcacactggagaaaaaccgtatcactgctcggagtgtggcaagagttttactcaacatagtaatctccaacaacaccagcgcattcacactggagagaaaccatatcactgtccagaatgtgggaagagttttaatcgctTGGCTAACTTCAgccaacatcagcgcattcacactggagagaaaccgtattgctgCTCAGAATGTGGAAGGAACTTCAGGCACTTAAAGACACTAAAGAGTCACAAGTGTGTCACGAACAGTCTGGAATTGGGAAGCGAGCCTCAAAAACAAGTTTCtgaaacatatttataa
- the LOC111188231 gene encoding zinc finger protein 501 isoform X1: MKVENEGKNTEMENKVRNMEVENEGKNREMENEGKNKEMENEGKNMEVENEGKSIRMENEQKNMKMENEGKNIEMENKRKEMEMKNEENNKEMENEGKNMEVENEGKNREMENEENNKEMENEGKNMEMETEEKNMASEDLSSDQQSSSSTSFDQILENLDGHKSHLCLDCGKTFSSGGNLKKHKIIHTGERPYNCLDCGKNFNCQATLKLHQRIHTGEKPYYCSDCGNSFSTQSNLHRHLRTHTGEKPFQCSDCGKSFTRQNSLKEHQNIHSGEKPYNCPECGQSFSHERNLHQHLRIHTGEKPFQCSDCGKSFSQLCNLQQHQRVHTGEKPYHCSECGKSFNRQNTLHQHQLVHTGEKPFDCPECGKSFNKQNNLQQHLRIHTGEKPYHCSECGKSFTKQKNLQLHQRIHAEEKL; encoded by the coding sequence ATGAAGGTGGAGAACGAGGGGAAGAACACAGAGATGGAGAATAAGGTGAGGAACATGGAGGTGGAGAACGAGGGGAAAAACAGGGAGATGGAGAACGAGGGGAAGAACAAGGAGATGGAGAATGAGGGAAAGAACATGGAGGTGGAGAACGAGGGGAAGAGCATAAGAATGGAGAACGAGCAAAAGAACATGAAGATGGAGAATGAGGGAAAGAACATAGAGATGGAGAACAAGAGAAAAGAGATGGAGATGAAGAACGAGGAAAATAACAAGGAGATGGAGAACGAGGGGAAGAACATGGAGGTGGAGAACGAGGGGAAAAACAGGGAGATGGAGAACGAGGAAAATAACAAGGAGATGGAGAACGAGGGGAAGAACATGGAGATGGAGACCGAGGAGAAGAACATGGCATCTGAAGATCTCTCCAGTGATCAGCAATCATCCTCTTCTACATCTTTTGATCAAATTCTGGAAAATTTAGACGGTCATAAATCTCACCTCTGTTTAGACTGTGGGAAAACTTTTTCTTCAGgtggtaatctcaaaaaacacaaaattattcacactggagagagaccGTATAACTGTTTAGACTGCGGGAAGAATTTTAACTGCCAGGCTACACTAAAactacatcagcgcattcacactggagagaaaccgtattactgctcagactgtgggaacagtttcAGTACTCAGAGTAATCTGCATCGACACCTGCgcactcacactggagagaaaccgtttcagtgttcagactgtgggaagagttttacgcGTCAGAACAGTCTCAAAGAACACCAGAACATTCactctggagagaaaccgtataacTGCCCAGAGTGTGGACAGAGTTTTTCTCACGAAAGAAATCTACACCAACAtctgcgcattcacactggagagaaaccgtttcagtgcTCAGATTGTGGTAAAAGTTTCTCTCAGTTGTgtaatctccaacaacaccagcgcgttcacactggagagaaaccgtatcactgctcagagtgtgggaaaagTTTCAATCGTCAAAATACTCTACATCAACACCAGCtcgttcacaccggagagaaaccattCGACTGcccagagtgtgggaagagttttaacaAACAGAATAATCTACAACAGCAtctgcgcattcacactggagagaaaccgtatcactgctcagaatgtggaaagagttttacgaAACAGAAAAATCTacaactacaccagcgcattcacgcTGAGGAAAAACTCTAA
- the LOC111188231 gene encoding zinc finger protein 239 isoform X5: MKVENEGKNTEMENKVRNMEMENEGKNMEVENEGKNREMENEENNKEMENEGKNMEMETEEKNMASEDLSSDQQSSSSTSFDQILENLDGHKSHLCLDCGKTFSSGGNLKKHKIIHTGERPYNCLDCGKNFNCQATLKLHQRIHTGEKPYYCSDCGNSFSTQSNLHRHLRTHTGEKPFQCSDCGKSFTRQNSLKEHQNIHSGEKPYNCPECGQSFSHERNLHQHLRIHTGEKPFQCSDCGKSFSQLCNLQQHQRVHTGEKPYHCSECGKSFNRQNTLHQHQLVHTGEKPFDCPECGKSFNKQNNLQQHLRIHTGEKPYHCSECGKSFTKQKNLQLHQRIHAEEKL; encoded by the exons ATGAAGGTGGAGAACGAGGGGAAGAACACAGAGATGGAGAATAAGGTGAGGAACATGGAG ATGGAGAACGAGGGGAAGAACATGGAGGTGGAGAACGAGGGGAAAAACAGGGAGATGGAGAACGAGGAAAATAACAAGGAGATGGAGAACGAGGGGAAGAACATGGAGATGGAGACCGAGGAGAAGAACATGGCATCTGAAGATCTCTCCAGTGATCAGCAATCATCCTCTTCTACATCTTTTGATCAAATTCTGGAAAATTTAGACGGTCATAAATCTCACCTCTGTTTAGACTGTGGGAAAACTTTTTCTTCAGgtggtaatctcaaaaaacacaaaattattcacactggagagagaccGTATAACTGTTTAGACTGCGGGAAGAATTTTAACTGCCAGGCTACACTAAAactacatcagcgcattcacactggagagaaaccgtattactgctcagactgtgggaacagtttcAGTACTCAGAGTAATCTGCATCGACACCTGCgcactcacactggagagaaaccgtttcagtgttcagactgtgggaagagttttacgcGTCAGAACAGTCTCAAAGAACACCAGAACATTCactctggagagaaaccgtataacTGCCCAGAGTGTGGACAGAGTTTTTCTCACGAAAGAAATCTACACCAACAtctgcgcattcacactggagagaaaccgtttcagtgcTCAGATTGTGGTAAAAGTTTCTCTCAGTTGTgtaatctccaacaacaccagcgcgttcacactggagagaaaccgtatcactgctcagagtgtgggaaaagTTTCAATCGTCAAAATACTCTACATCAACACCAGCtcgttcacaccggagagaaaccattCGACTGcccagagtgtgggaagagttttaacaAACAGAATAATCTACAACAGCAtctgcgcattcacactggagagaaaccgtatcactgctcagaatgtggaaagagttttacgaAACAGAAAAATCTacaactacaccagcgcattcacgcTGAGGAAAAACTCTAA
- the LOC111188231 gene encoding zinc finger protein 501 isoform X2, with protein sequence MKVENEGKNTEMENKVRNMEVENEGKNREMENEGKNKEMENEGKNMEVENEGKSIRMENEQKNMKMENEGKNIEMENKRKEMEMKNEENNKEMENEGKNMEMENEGKNMEMETEEKNMASEDLSSDQQSSSSTSFDQILENLDGHKSHLCLDCGKTFSSGGNLKKHKIIHTGERPYNCLDCGKNFNCQATLKLHQRIHTGEKPYYCSDCGNSFSTQSNLHRHLRTHTGEKPFQCSDCGKSFTRQNSLKEHQNIHSGEKPYNCPECGQSFSHERNLHQHLRIHTGEKPFQCSDCGKSFSQLCNLQQHQRVHTGEKPYHCSECGKSFNRQNTLHQHQLVHTGEKPFDCPECGKSFNKQNNLQQHLRIHTGEKPYHCSECGKSFTKQKNLQLHQRIHAEEKL encoded by the exons ATGAAGGTGGAGAACGAGGGGAAGAACACAGAGATGGAGAATAAGGTGAGGAACATGGAGGTGGAGAACGAGGGGAAAAACAGGGAGATGGAGAACGAGGGGAAGAACAAGGAGATGGAGAATGAGGGAAAGAACATGGAGGTGGAGAACGAGGGGAAGAGCATAAGAATGGAGAACGAGCAAAAGAACATGAAGATGGAGAATGAGGGAAAGAACATAGAGATGGAGAACAAGAGAAAAGAGATGGAGATGAAGAACGAGGAAAATAACAAGGAGATGGAGAACGAGGGGAAGAACATGGAG ATGGAGAACGAGGGGAAGAACATGGAGATGGAGACCGAGGAGAAGAACATGGCATCTGAAGATCTCTCCAGTGATCAGCAATCATCCTCTTCTACATCTTTTGATCAAATTCTGGAAAATTTAGACGGTCATAAATCTCACCTCTGTTTAGACTGTGGGAAAACTTTTTCTTCAGgtggtaatctcaaaaaacacaaaattattcacactggagagagaccGTATAACTGTTTAGACTGCGGGAAGAATTTTAACTGCCAGGCTACACTAAAactacatcagcgcattcacactggagagaaaccgtattactgctcagactgtgggaacagtttcAGTACTCAGAGTAATCTGCATCGACACCTGCgcactcacactggagagaaaccgtttcagtgttcagactgtgggaagagttttacgcGTCAGAACAGTCTCAAAGAACACCAGAACATTCactctggagagaaaccgtataacTGCCCAGAGTGTGGACAGAGTTTTTCTCACGAAAGAAATCTACACCAACAtctgcgcattcacactggagagaaaccgtttcagtgcTCAGATTGTGGTAAAAGTTTCTCTCAGTTGTgtaatctccaacaacaccagcgcgttcacactggagagaaaccgtatcactgctcagagtgtgggaaaagTTTCAATCGTCAAAATACTCTACATCAACACCAGCtcgttcacaccggagagaaaccattCGACTGcccagagtgtgggaagagttttaacaAACAGAATAATCTACAACAGCAtctgcgcattcacactggagagaaaccgtatcactgctcagaatgtggaaagagttttacgaAACAGAAAAATCTacaactacaccagcgcattcacgcTGAGGAAAAACTCTAA